From Fervidobacterium gondwanense DSM 13020, a single genomic window includes:
- a CDS encoding B12-binding domain-containing radical SAM protein: MRKRKILLVNPWIEDFAAYDFWLKPLGLLYVGSFLKKLGIEVDLIDLMNRYDPLLQSEVTVPRDKFYGTGKFPHTVIPKPKILSFMPRRYKRYGMPEELFRKILREHRGEVGSAFVTSTLTYWYPGYFDTIRVIKEELDVPVFFGGFFVRNQPRIALNSGAYIFTKTDLRFLPRFLNDVLDWNIPETNIDWFTELSPAYELYQRIGYVVLLTTIGCPYRCTYCIAHRNWEKMKFKSPEKVIEEIETFSQMHGVKDIVFFDDAILISKERHFKPILRLILEKGLNKRLRFHLPNGIHARLLDDETAHLLYEANFKTIKLGYETSGKLQITTGGKVRDEDLVRASEILHKAGFTHNEVSAYIMINLPGQSPEDVTNAIDVCASVDIDFSVNEFTPIVGTDIWLDLVNSGRLTGLEDPLLLNNTVLPYWWNNMTYEQIHEVKEYAKNKKQELGWK; this comes from the coding sequence CCTTGGATAGAAGACTTTGCAGCTTACGACTTTTGGCTTAAACCTTTAGGCTTATTATATGTTGGAAGTTTTCTCAAGAAGCTTGGAATAGAAGTTGACTTAATAGATTTGATGAATAGATATGATCCTTTACTCCAAAGTGAAGTGACCGTGCCAAGAGATAAGTTCTATGGAACTGGTAAGTTTCCACACACGGTCATACCAAAACCAAAAATTCTTAGCTTCATGCCAAGAAGATACAAAAGATACGGAATGCCTGAAGAATTATTCAGAAAAATCTTGAGAGAGCATAGAGGAGAAGTAGGCTCAGCTTTTGTAACTTCTACACTGACTTACTGGTATCCCGGTTATTTCGATACGATAAGGGTAATAAAAGAAGAACTCGACGTGCCAGTATTCTTCGGCGGTTTTTTTGTCAGAAATCAACCTCGTATAGCATTGAACTCAGGAGCCTACATTTTCACAAAAACTGATTTGAGGTTTTTGCCAAGATTTTTAAACGATGTTTTGGACTGGAACATCCCTGAAACGAATATTGACTGGTTTACTGAACTCTCACCAGCTTATGAACTTTATCAACGAATCGGTTATGTAGTGCTTTTGACGACGATTGGTTGCCCTTACAGATGTACTTATTGTATAGCACACAGAAATTGGGAAAAGATGAAATTCAAAAGTCCAGAGAAGGTTATAGAAGAGATTGAAACCTTTTCGCAAATGCATGGCGTAAAAGATATAGTTTTCTTTGATGATGCGATTCTAATAAGTAAAGAAAGACATTTTAAACCAATTCTCAGGTTGATTTTAGAAAAAGGATTGAATAAGCGTCTAAGATTCCATCTTCCAAACGGCATACATGCAAGATTGCTTGATGACGAAACTGCGCATTTGCTTTACGAAGCGAATTTTAAAACTATAAAGCTTGGGTATGAAACATCTGGAAAACTTCAGATAACCACTGGCGGAAAAGTGCGTGATGAAGATCTCGTGAGAGCTTCAGAAATTCTTCACAAAGCCGGATTTACGCACAATGAAGTGAGCGCGTATATAATGATCAATCTGCCGGGACAGTCGCCAGAAGATGTTACAAATGCAATAGATGTTTGTGCCTCGGTCGATATTGATTTCTCCGTAAATGAGTTTACGCCAATTGTTGGGACAGATATTTGGCTTGATTTGGTGAACTCTGGAAGGTTAACAGGTTTGGAAGATCCCTTGTTACTTAACAATACTGTCTTGCCTTATTGGTGGAATAATATGACATACGAACAAATCCACGAAGTAAAAGAATATGCTAAGAATAAAAAACAGGAACTTGGCTGGAAATAA
- a CDS encoding site-2 protease family protein: protein MFYNFLTPKESRKTLPSLNPFRYIDPVGIFAFIFFNFGWTRAPFIDFTKMRKKKLFTYASFGILSSFVLAFLYGFLARIANPVFFDVLYRASLWSFTYGLISILPVPPLDGSRLLLAFLPTKSYEWYIKFNVYGIIFMLGLLVLWILPLIMQPLVIFITTVTNYIVFGNW, encoded by the coding sequence TTGTTCTATAATTTTTTAACACCTAAGGAAAGCCGAAAAACATTGCCTTCCTTGAATCCATTTCGTTACATAGACCCTGTTGGAATTTTCGCATTCATATTTTTTAACTTCGGCTGGACGAGAGCTCCGTTCATAGATTTTACAAAGATGAGAAAGAAAAAGCTCTTCACATATGCTTCGTTCGGAATACTTTCAAGTTTTGTTCTTGCATTCTTGTATGGTTTTTTAGCACGGATTGCTAATCCCGTATTTTTTGATGTCTTATACAGAGCGTCTTTATGGAGTTTCACTTACGGGTTAATCTCTATCCTCCCAGTACCACCACTCGATGGTTCAAGGTTGCTCTTGGCTTTTCTTCCAACTAAATCGTACGAATGGTACATAAAATTCAATGTCTATGGTATTATATTTATGCTTGGACTACTGGTATTGTGGATTTTGCCACTGATAATGCAGCCGTTAGTCATTTTTATCACAACTGTTACAAACTATATTGTTTTTGGAAACTGGTAA